The nucleotide sequence GCTAGTTGAGTAAGGGATAATTCTGAATCTAAATATGGTCTCATAGTATTCATAATATCAATAAGCTTAAACTTAAGAGTTTCTAATTCATCATCAGAAATAACCTTTCGTTTTTTTGTTTTCGATTGTTCATCTGACGTAATAATTAGGTTTCGTTGGTTTTCATCCAGTAAGAAAATTTCTTTTTGTTTTAATGAGTTAAAAGCAATAAAGTATATAATTGATAGCGATACAATATTTGCAAATATGTTTAAATCTAATCCTCTAAACAGGATATTATAAACACCAATAAATGCAACCAAAATTAATATCGCAAGAATTATTAACTCTAACCATTTGAGGTCAATTTGAACAGTATTTGATGAAAACAGACGAATTCTTTTTTTATGCTTTTGAATTTTAATATATGAAAGGATGATAAAATAAAATGCTTGAATAATTACAAGCGCATTTAAAGCCTTTGATATGTTAGGGTTGTCTCTATAAGCTTGTTTAATCACTAAAAAAGCAAGTAGTATAATTGGAAAGACTAAATGCATCAAATCTTTTTTTTTGAATTTAAAATTAGGATTTGCGTAGTAAGCGATACTATAATAAAAGACAATGGGTGTTAAAAATTGAAAAAAACGAATAGGCATCCAAAACGTATCGTTTTGAAAATCAAAACCAATTAAAGTAAAAATTTCTTCGAACCAAAAAGTTGACCATAGAAAAAGCATGATTCCAAAACAAAAATTTGCTTTCTTGTTGACTTTTACTGGATTTGCTATTAATAGAAATGAAAGCAATAACAATGAACCATATGTTAAAATTACAATTAGATTATTCATTTAAATGTACTTGGGCTTTTATATTTTTAGGTTGTTTTTTCACTATTGGGGTTAGGTTGCACACTGTAGTTATTATATATAATGTTTCAATGTTCTATATCAAGTGCTAAACAAAGTTCGAGAATTTTTTGATAAAGTCAAACAGTTAAAACTCAAACTTCAATTGCACACTAACGCTTTTGGTTTCAGGTTTTTTCTTGGTTTCGGTATTCAAATTAGATAATGAAATCCCTAATAATCTAACCGATTCTTTTAACGTATCCTGATATAATAATTTTTTTGCGGTATCTAAAATAATAGCTGTATCACTTATATAATATGGCAAAGTTTTACTTCGTGTTTGCAAGGTAAAATCGCTATACTTTATTTTCAAAGTAATGGTTTTTCCTGCTACTTTACTTTTCTCTAAACGCTTTGCAACTTCATTAGCAATTTGCTCTAGTTTTTCAAGCATAAAGACTTCGCTTGTTAGATTATCAAAAAAGGTACGTTCAGCCGCCAACGACTTTCTAATGCGATGTGGCTTGACCTCACTATTATGAATACCACGTACAATATAGTAGTACGATTTTCCAGACCTTCCAAAATGCTTTTCTAGGTACTCAGGCGACTTTGCTTTTAAATCTCTTCCAGTAAAAATGCCTTTTTGATACATTTTTTCGGCAGTGACTTTACCAATACCATAAAATTTTCTAATGTCTAATTGTTCAAGAAACTCCAAAACCTCTTCTGGATTAACTGTTTTTTGTCCATTTGGTTTATTATAATCGCTTGCAATTTTTGCCACAAATTTATTAATGCTAATCCCTGCGGAAGCTGTTAAGCCAACATCATTAAAAATTTGCTGCCTAATTTCTTTAGCAATGAGTGATGCGCTTGGATTTCCCTTTTTATTGTGTGTCACGTCTAAATAGGCTTCATCTAGCGATAGTGGCTCTACCAAATCGGTAAAATCGTAGAATATTTTTCTAATTTTTTTCGAAATTTCGTTATAACGTTCAAAATTGGGTTTCACAAAAATGAGGTCAGGACAAAGCTTAATAGCTAAGTTTCCAGACATGGCACTTTTTACGCCAAATTTTCTCGCTTCATAACTTGCAGCACTAATAACACCTCTTTTTCCACCACCACCAACCGCTAAGGGTTTACCTTTAAGTTCAGGATTATCCATTTGCTCGACAGACGCATAAAACGCGTCCATATCTACATGAATAATTTTTCTTATTGGTAAATCGTTTGGCATAGCGTAAATTTAGGTTTTTATAAGATATGTCAGTTCGAGTGTTTTCTTTTTTTAAAGAAAATGTATCGAGAACAAATAATTAAATTCCACTTTTGTGGAAAGTGAACATGATAGAAATAGAACGTAAATTTTTAGTAACCTCTAATGCTTTTAAAGAAGAAGCATACCAGAAATTTAGAATTATCCAAGGGTTTTTAAATCGTGATCCTGAACGAACAGTAAGGGTTCGACTTAAAGATAATAAAGGCATATTGACGGTAAAAGGATTGTCGTCTAAAGATGGTTTATTACGTTTTGAATGGGAAAAAGATATTTCTAAAAAGGATGCAAAAGCATTATTAGAATTTTGCGAAAAAGGAATCATTGACAAGTTACGTTATG is from Pontimicrobium sp. SW4 and encodes:
- a CDS encoding helix-turn-helix domain-containing protein gives rise to the protein MNNLIVILTYGSLLLLSFLLIANPVKVNKKANFCFGIMLFLWSTFWFEEIFTLIGFDFQNDTFWMPIRFFQFLTPIVFYYSIAYYANPNFKFKKKDLMHLVFPIILLAFLVIKQAYRDNPNISKALNALVIIQAFYFIILSYIKIQKHKKRIRLFSSNTVQIDLKWLELIILAILILVAFIGVYNILFRGLDLNIFANIVSLSIIYFIAFNSLKQKEIFLLDENQRNLIITSDEQSKTKKRKVISDDELETLKFKLIDIMNTMRPYLDSELSLTQLAEITELTPHQLSYLINIGFDENFFWFVNRYRVQRVKELLSDKQNNYKTILGIAFESGFNSKTSFNTTFKKISGQTPSEFKKSSSSL
- a CDS encoding CYTH domain-containing protein — protein: MIEIERKFLVTSNAFKEEAYQKFRIIQGFLNRDPERTVRVRLKDNKGILTVKGLSSKDGLLRFEWEKDISKKDAKALLEFCEKGIIDKLRYEVKVNNHVFEVDEFYGDNEGLLIAEVELENEDEVFTKPDWLGEEVTGNIKYYNSQLSKQPFNTWE
- the dinB gene encoding DNA polymerase IV → MPNDLPIRKIIHVDMDAFYASVEQMDNPELKGKPLAVGGGGKRGVISAASYEARKFGVKSAMSGNLAIKLCPDLIFVKPNFERYNEISKKIRKIFYDFTDLVEPLSLDEAYLDVTHNKKGNPSASLIAKEIRQQIFNDVGLTASAGISINKFVAKIASDYNKPNGQKTVNPEEVLEFLEQLDIRKFYGIGKVTAEKMYQKGIFTGRDLKAKSPEYLEKHFGRSGKSYYYIVRGIHNSEVKPHRIRKSLAAERTFFDNLTSEVFMLEKLEQIANEVAKRLEKSKVAGKTITLKIKYSDFTLQTRSKTLPYYISDTAIILDTAKKLLYQDTLKESVRLLGISLSNLNTETKKKPETKSVSVQLKFEF